A single Flavobacterium sp. 1 DNA region contains:
- a CDS encoding beta-xylosidase, translating to MINKQNKRIVKSKVLALAFVAVFLFIRSDRAFSQTTEKPAEVKIMLDKPVGDMYPMWAWFGYDEPNYTYMKDGKKLLTELAALSPTPVYVRAHSLLVSGDGVAALKWGSTNAYTEDAKGNPIYNWKIVDSIFDTYIKRGMKPLAQIGFMPQALSTHPEPYKHSWKPGDPYSDILTGWAYPPKDYNKWAELVYQWVKHSVERYGKKEVESWYWEVWNEPNGYWKGTMEEFFKLYDYSADAVKRALPTAKIGGLNIAGTRSDNAQKWTNAFLQHCISGTNYATGKKGSPLDAFLFHAKGNPKLVDGVVRMDMSPQLKDISTGFKIASSYPETKNLSIIIGESDPEGCAACGMATNPQNAYRNGTMYSSYTAASFARKYLLADKYSVNFLGAVSWSFEFENQPWFYGFRDLATNGVDKPVLNVFRMFGKMSGKRVAVESSRMTPLDAIVENSVRGEQSEIGALASIDKKTAGIMLWNYHDLDQLGTPESVRVNISGISAKKVTLTHYTIDSQHSNSYEVWKKMGSPQNPTAEQIATLEKAGQLETVGNPQKLDVKASSLVINIVLPRQAVSLLKLDW from the coding sequence ATGATTAACAAACAAAACAAGAGGATTGTAAAAAGTAAAGTCTTGGCCCTAGCCTTTGTAGCCGTATTTCTATTTATCAGGTCAGACCGAGCTTTTTCGCAAACAACAGAAAAACCAGCCGAAGTAAAAATAATGCTGGATAAACCAGTCGGTGATATGTATCCAATGTGGGCATGGTTTGGCTACGATGAACCGAATTACACCTACATGAAAGACGGCAAGAAGCTCCTGACCGAATTGGCGGCACTTTCGCCTACGCCAGTTTATGTACGGGCACACAGTCTGCTCGTAAGCGGAGATGGTGTTGCAGCGCTTAAATGGGGCAGCACGAATGCTTACACAGAAGATGCCAAGGGTAACCCTATCTATAACTGGAAGATCGTCGACAGTATTTTTGACACTTATATCAAGCGTGGTATGAAACCGCTTGCCCAAATCGGATTTATGCCTCAAGCATTGAGCACGCATCCGGAGCCTTATAAACATTCGTGGAAACCTGGCGATCCATACAGCGACATTCTTACGGGTTGGGCCTATCCGCCAAAAGACTACAATAAATGGGCTGAATTAGTTTACCAATGGGTAAAGCATAGTGTCGAACGCTATGGCAAAAAGGAAGTAGAAAGCTGGTATTGGGAAGTCTGGAACGAACCCAACGGTTACTGGAAAGGCACTATGGAAGAATTCTTTAAACTATATGATTATTCAGCCGATGCGGTAAAAAGAGCACTTCCAACCGCGAAGATTGGCGGTCTTAACATCGCTGGTACAAGGAGTGATAATGCTCAAAAGTGGACCAACGCTTTTTTACAACATTGCATCAGCGGCACTAATTATGCAACAGGCAAAAAAGGTTCACCATTGGATGCTTTTCTTTTTCATGCAAAAGGAAATCCAAAATTAGTCGATGGCGTGGTACGAATGGATATGTCTCCACAATTAAAAGACATTTCTACTGGATTCAAAATTGCATCATCTTATCCCGAAACCAAGAATTTGTCGATAATCATTGGCGAAAGCGACCCAGAAGGATGTGCCGCATGTGGAATGGCTACCAATCCGCAAAATGCCTACCGAAATGGAACTATGTACAGCAGTTATACAGCCGCTTCATTTGCCAGAAAATATTTGTTGGCCGATAAATATAGTGTCAATTTTCTAGGTGCTGTTTCTTGGTCTTTTGAATTCGAAAACCAGCCTTGGTTCTATGGCTTTCGCGATTTGGCTACCAACGGGGTAGATAAACCGGTTCTTAATGTTTTTCGCATGTTTGGTAAAATGAGCGGTAAACGCGTAGCTGTAGAAAGCAGCCGAATGACCCCATTAGATGCTATTGTTGAGAACAGCGTACGTGGCGAGCAGTCTGAAATTGGTGCACTTGCCAGCATTGATAAAAAAACTGCAGGCATAATGTTGTGGAATTATCATGACCTTGACCAGCTGGGAACTCCGGAATCAGTTAGAGTAAATATAAGCGGCATTAGCGCCAAGAAAGTAACGCTTACCCATTACACCATCGACAGCCAGCACAGTAATTCATACGAAGTTTGGAAAAAAATGGGCTCACCGCAAAACCCTACAGCCGAGCAAATAGCAACACTCGAAAAAGCTGGCCAGTTGGAAACCGTTGGAAATCCACAAAAACTAGACGTGAAAGCAAGTAGTCTGGTTATTAACATCGTTTTACCGAGACAAGCGGTATCGTTGCTGAAACTAGATTGGTAA
- a CDS encoding transketolase, which yields MNQKIDNLAADNIRALAISMVEKANSGHPGGAMGGADFMHILYTEYLDFDPTQMDWPFRDRFFMDAGHLSALMYAQYYLLGNYKKEDVQQFRQWGSVTPGHPEVDVLRGIENTSGPLGQGHAMGVGAAIAAKFLDARFKGLFEHKIYGFITDGGVQEEISQGAGRIAGHLGLNNFIMFYDSNDVQLSSMTDEVTSEDTAMKYRAWGWNVITIDGHDHSEIRKALDAANQETERPTLIIGKTIMGKGCVTADGSMYEGECELHGKPIGDTKADYIKTLLNLKANPEDPFAIFEDVTSHYAAILSKKAEKASVKKQKIAQWENENPALAQKMELFLSGKLPELDLSSVAQKPNAATRDASSAVLAYLAENVENIIVSSADLSNSDKTDGFLKKSSVLQKNNFSGAFLQAGVAELTMTSIANGIALHGGVVPVVATFFVFSDYMKPAIRLAAIQELPVKYVLTHDSFRVGEDGPTHQPIEQEAQMRLLEKVKNHSGHQSLLALRPADAIETSVAWDMALKNTKTPTALILSRQGIKDIPAAKTSRYDEAAGAKKGGYLVKETANPDITLIANGSEVSTLIDAAVILEKEQGLKINIASIISEGLFKSQSKSYQESIIPKGKLVFGLTAGLPVNLEGLIGDSGKIIGLDHFGYSAPAAVLDEKFGFTSQSVCVEIVKYIEESAQILSN from the coding sequence ATGAACCAAAAAATTGACAATTTAGCCGCAGACAACATAAGAGCGCTGGCTATATCTATGGTAGAAAAAGCAAATTCAGGACACCCGGGCGGTGCCATGGGAGGCGCTGATTTTATGCATATTTTATACACTGAATACTTAGATTTTGACCCAACCCAGATGGACTGGCCATTCAGAGACCGTTTCTTTATGGATGCGGGACACTTATCGGCTTTGATGTATGCACAATACTATTTATTAGGAAACTATAAAAAAGAAGACGTACAGCAGTTCAGACAATGGGGTTCGGTAACGCCGGGACATCCTGAAGTTGATGTTTTAAGAGGAATCGAAAACACCTCGGGACCATTGGGACAAGGGCATGCAATGGGTGTTGGAGCTGCCATCGCTGCTAAATTTCTTGATGCCAGATTCAAAGGACTTTTTGAACATAAAATATACGGTTTTATCACTGACGGAGGGGTTCAGGAAGAGATTTCGCAGGGAGCAGGAAGAATCGCGGGACATTTGGGATTGAACAATTTTATCATGTTCTATGATTCAAATGATGTGCAGCTTTCTTCTATGACCGATGAAGTGACTTCAGAAGATACTGCCATGAAATACAGAGCTTGGGGATGGAACGTAATCACGATAGACGGACACGACCATTCGGAAATCCGAAAAGCATTGGATGCAGCCAACCAAGAAACCGAAAGACCAACCTTGATCATCGGAAAAACGATTATGGGCAAAGGCTGTGTTACTGCTGACGGCTCTATGTATGAAGGCGAATGCGAACTGCACGGAAAACCTATTGGTGACACCAAAGCTGATTACATCAAAACATTGCTGAACCTCAAAGCCAATCCAGAAGATCCTTTTGCCATTTTTGAAGATGTAACTTCACATTATGCTGCTATTTTGTCCAAAAAAGCAGAAAAAGCTTCTGTCAAAAAACAGAAAATTGCCCAATGGGAGAATGAAAATCCGGCATTGGCACAAAAAATGGAATTGTTTTTATCCGGAAAATTACCCGAATTGGATTTAAGCAGTGTGGCTCAAAAACCAAATGCAGCGACTAGAGATGCTTCGTCTGCAGTGCTGGCCTATTTGGCTGAAAATGTTGAAAACATTATCGTTTCTTCGGCAGATTTATCCAACAGCGACAAAACGGACGGTTTCCTGAAAAAATCATCTGTTTTGCAAAAAAATAATTTCAGCGGCGCCTTTCTGCAGGCTGGAGTTGCCGAATTAACCATGACATCAATTGCCAACGGTATTGCGCTGCATGGCGGTGTAGTTCCGGTAGTGGCGACATTTTTTGTGTTTTCAGATTATATGAAACCGGCTATCCGATTGGCTGCCATTCAGGAACTTCCAGTAAAATATGTCCTGACGCACGACTCGTTCCGAGTGGGAGAAGACGGGCCAACGCACCAGCCTATTGAGCAGGAAGCGCAAATGCGTTTATTGGAAAAAGTAAAAAACCATTCGGGACACCAAAGTCTGCTTGCTCTGCGCCCTGCCGATGCCATCGAGACTTCTGTGGCTTGGGATATGGCTTTGAAAAACACCAAAACGCCAACGGCTTTAATCCTTTCCAGACAAGGGATAAAAGATATTCCAGCTGCTAAAACTTCAAGATATGATGAAGCAGCGGGAGCTAAAAAAGGCGGTTATTTGGTGAAAGAAACTGCAAATCCAGACATCACCTTAATTGCAAACGGATCGGAAGTTTCAACGCTTATCGATGCTGCCGTGATTTTGGAAAAAGAACAAGGTCTAAAAATAAACATCGCTTCCATTATTTCCGAAGGCTTATTTAAATCACAGTCTAAATCATATCAAGAAAGCATTATCCCGAAAGGAAAACTGGTTTTCGGACTTACTGCAGGACTTCCTGTAAATCTTGAAGGCTTGATTGGCGATAGCGGAAAAATAATTGGATTAGATCATTTTGGCTATTCTGCACCGGCTGCCGTTTTGGATGAAAAATTTGGATTTACAAGCCAAAGCGTTTGTGTTGAAATAGTAAAATATATTGAGGAAAGTGCTCAGATATTGAGCAATTAA
- the fsa gene encoding fructose-6-phosphate aldolase: protein MKFFIDTANLKDIKEANDLGVLDGVTTNPSLMAKEGITGADNIIAHYVKICELVDGDVSAEVISTDFAGMVAEGEKLAALHPQIVVKIPMIKDGIKAIKYFSNKGIRTNCTLVFSAGQALLAAKAGATYVSPFIGRLDDISTDGLQLIEDIKLVYDNYGYETQILAASVRHVMHIINCAKIGADVITGPLSAIEGLLKHPLTDSGLATFLADYQKGNS, encoded by the coding sequence ATGAAATTTTTTATCGATACAGCAAATTTAAAAGACATCAAAGAAGCCAATGATTTAGGAGTATTGGACGGTGTAACCACAAACCCTTCACTAATGGCGAAAGAAGGAATCACAGGAGCCGACAATATCATTGCGCATTATGTGAAAATATGTGAATTGGTTGATGGCGACGTAAGCGCCGAAGTGATTTCGACTGATTTTGCAGGAATGGTTGCCGAAGGAGAAAAATTGGCAGCATTGCATCCTCAAATCGTGGTTAAAATTCCAATGATTAAAGACGGAATAAAAGCCATCAAATATTTTTCAAACAAAGGGATCAGAACCAACTGTACATTAGTATTCTCTGCAGGTCAGGCATTACTTGCCGCCAAAGCTGGTGCAACTTATGTATCACCATTTATCGGAAGGCTTGATGATATTTCTACAGACGGACTGCAGCTGATTGAAGACATCAAATTGGTTTATGACAATTATGGTTATGAGACTCAAATACTTGCAGCTTCTGTGCGTCACGTCATGCATATTATAAATTGTGCCAAAATTGGTGCTGATGTAATTACTGGACCATTGAGTGCAATCGAAGGTTTACTAAAACACCCGCTTACCGACAGCGGATTGGCAACTTTCTTGGCGGATTACCAAAAAGGAAATAGTTAG
- a CDS encoding TIM-barrel domain-containing protein, with product MKNILSSLIIMCFCLSGHAQNFQKTSHGIKTVANGNTVEIQFYSPSIVRVIKFPVGKSSYSKESLSVVLNPSQTTFTAKEDNKFILLKSDKLNITINASSGDITFGSASGKPLLKEKPEGTKFVPFNDAGVNTYNVYQSFSLDKEEPIYGLGQHPRADLNQRNQKYHLEQGNTDDAVTFFQSVKGYGLYWDNYSPTEFTDDTNETSFKSEVGDAVDYYFMYGGNADGVIANMRELTGNAPMFPLWTYGFWQSRERYKSQNEIVNVVKKYRELGVPLDGIIQDWQYWGNNYLWNAMDFLNPEFSDPKRMIEDIHGLNAHMIISIWSSFGPETKQYKEMNKKGMLFNIRTWPESGIETWPPNLDYPSGVRVYDPYNPEARDIYWKYANASLFARGIDGWWMDSTEPDHFGAKQEDYDTQTYLGSFRKVRNAFPLMTVGGVYDHQRKTTSDKRVFILTRSAFAGQQRYGANTWSGDTGSSWETLRNQIPAGLNFTLSGIPNWNSDIGGFFAGAYNTGNGGTGSKNPLFQELYVRWIQFGTFNAMMRSHGTDVPREIYQFGKKGEPIYDAIDKFINLRYALLPYIYSTSWEVTNKQSSFMRALFMDFANDKKVWNINNQYMFGKSILVAPIVQAQYTPETIVKVNEETGWDKQDSKGNDAKTTVDFTSEKTNKVYLPEGTVWYDYWTNEKFNGGQEITRKTAIDMIPLYIKAGAIIPLGPQVQYATEKKWDNLEIKVYPGADGTFTLYEDEFDNYNYEKGAYTEIEFLWSDASQKLTIANRKGSYKGMLLNRKFTIILSSGQKKAVNYDGKKTVVKF from the coding sequence ATGAAAAACATATTATCCTCCTTGATTATCATGTGCTTTTGTTTAAGCGGTCACGCTCAAAATTTCCAAAAAACAAGTCATGGGATTAAAACTGTTGCCAATGGCAATACTGTTGAAATACAATTTTATAGTCCGTCTATTGTGAGAGTCATCAAATTCCCTGTAGGTAAATCTTCTTACTCAAAAGAAAGTCTTTCAGTAGTTTTAAATCCTTCTCAAACAACTTTTACAGCCAAAGAAGACAACAAATTTATACTCTTAAAATCAGATAAATTAAACATAACAATAAATGCTTCGTCTGGAGATATAACATTTGGGTCAGCTTCAGGAAAGCCACTGTTAAAAGAAAAACCTGAGGGAACAAAATTTGTCCCTTTTAACGATGCCGGAGTTAATACGTATAATGTGTATCAATCCTTCAGTTTAGATAAAGAGGAACCTATCTATGGTTTGGGTCAGCATCCAAGAGCTGATTTAAACCAAAGAAACCAAAAATATCATCTGGAACAGGGAAATACTGACGATGCTGTAACCTTTTTCCAATCCGTAAAAGGTTATGGACTGTATTGGGACAACTATTCTCCGACCGAATTTACGGATGATACAAACGAAACCTCTTTTAAATCAGAAGTTGGAGATGCTGTAGACTACTATTTTATGTATGGAGGCAATGCTGATGGAGTAATTGCCAATATGAGAGAACTAACGGGTAATGCTCCAATGTTTCCATTATGGACATATGGTTTTTGGCAGAGTAGAGAACGTTATAAAAGTCAGAATGAAATAGTAAATGTGGTAAAAAAATACCGCGAGCTGGGAGTTCCACTGGATGGTATTATTCAGGATTGGCAATATTGGGGTAATAATTATCTATGGAATGCCATGGATTTCTTAAATCCAGAATTTTCGGATCCTAAAAGAATGATAGAAGATATTCATGGTCTTAATGCCCATATGATAATTTCGATTTGGTCATCTTTCGGACCAGAGACCAAACAGTACAAGGAAATGAACAAAAAAGGAATGCTTTTTAATATAAGAACTTGGCCTGAATCGGGCATAGAGACTTGGCCTCCTAATCTTGATTATCCTTCGGGGGTAAGGGTATATGACCCTTATAACCCTGAAGCACGCGATATTTACTGGAAATATGCCAACGCCAGTTTGTTTGCCAGAGGCATCGACGGATGGTGGATGGATTCAACAGAACCCGACCATTTTGGAGCAAAACAGGAAGATTATGATACCCAAACATATCTAGGCTCATTCCGTAAAGTACGTAATGCCTTCCCGCTGATGACTGTAGGCGGTGTGTATGACCATCAGCGCAAAACTACTTCTGACAAACGCGTATTTATCCTAACTAGGTCTGCCTTTGCGGGGCAACAACGTTATGGAGCCAATACATGGTCAGGTGACACAGGTTCTAGTTGGGAAACACTTCGCAATCAGATACCGGCTGGTTTAAATTTTACACTTTCTGGAATTCCGAATTGGAATTCGGATATAGGTGGTTTTTTTGCAGGAGCATATAATACCGGAAACGGAGGAACAGGCTCTAAAAACCCTTTATTTCAGGAACTATATGTTCGCTGGATCCAGTTCGGCACCTTTAATGCTATGATGCGTTCGCATGGTACAGATGTCCCGAGGGAAATATATCAATTTGGGAAAAAAGGTGAACCTATATATGATGCTATAGATAAATTCATCAACCTGCGTTATGCATTATTGCCATATATCTATTCTACTTCATGGGAAGTTACCAACAAACAGTCTAGTTTTATGCGTGCTCTTTTTATGGATTTTGCAAATGACAAAAAAGTTTGGAATATTAATAATCAGTACATGTTTGGTAAATCCATTCTTGTAGCTCCAATTGTCCAAGCCCAATATACTCCAGAAACTATAGTAAAAGTAAATGAAGAAACTGGATGGGATAAACAGGATTCTAAAGGAAATGATGCAAAAACCACTGTAGACTTTACTTCAGAAAAAACAAATAAAGTATATCTGCCTGAAGGTACTGTTTGGTACGACTACTGGACAAATGAGAAGTTTAATGGCGGTCAAGAAATTACAAGAAAAACGGCAATTGACATGATTCCACTTTATATTAAGGCGGGAGCCATAATTCCTCTGGGGCCACAAGTACAATATGCAACTGAGAAAAAATGGGATAATCTTGAAATAAAAGTATATCCTGGTGCAGACGGCACTTTTACACTCTATGAAGACGAGTTTGACAACTACAATTATGAGAAAGGAGCATACACGGAAATAGAATTTTTATGGAGTGATGCATCGCAAAAATTAACTATTGCCAATAGAAAAGGATCATACAAAGGAATGCTTCTAAATAGAAAATTTACTATTATACTGTCTTCTGGACAAAAAAAAGCAGTAAATTATGATGGTAAAAAAACAGTAGTGAAATTTTAG
- a CDS encoding NUDIX domain-containing protein: MLNSYSTEDKVLLAVDCIIFGFDEGGLKILLIKRDFEPEKGKWSLMGGFLKKEEVLDDAAIRVLNTYTGFNDIYMEQLYTYSEIDRDPVERTISVAYYALINIENHNAELIQNYHAKWFSVSEVPKLIFDHDKMLAHAIRRLRYRTSMKPVGFELLPEKFKMSQLLKLYESILDKEIDKRNFISKINSLDILIKLDEKDMTSSRKGSYLYTFDKEKYDAKLLNDFAINF, from the coding sequence ATGTTAAATAGTTATAGTACTGAAGATAAAGTTCTTTTAGCGGTCGATTGTATCATCTTTGGATTTGATGAAGGAGGGTTGAAAATTCTTTTGATTAAAAGGGATTTTGAACCCGAAAAAGGAAAATGGTCATTAATGGGAGGATTTCTTAAGAAAGAAGAGGTATTAGATGATGCTGCCATTAGGGTCTTAAATACCTATACAGGATTTAATGATATTTATATGGAACAGCTTTACACGTATAGTGAAATTGACCGTGATCCGGTTGAAAGAACAATTTCGGTTGCTTATTATGCTTTGATAAATATTGAAAACCATAATGCTGAATTGATTCAGAATTATCATGCCAAATGGTTTAGTGTTTCTGAAGTGCCAAAATTGATTTTTGACCACGATAAGATGTTAGCCCATGCGATTAGAAGATTACGTTACAGAACATCTATGAAACCAGTTGGTTTTGAACTTTTGCCCGAAAAATTCAAAATGAGCCAGCTGCTTAAACTGTATGAATCGATTTTGGACAAAGAAATTGATAAGAGAAATTTTATCAGCAAAATAAATTCATTGGATATCCTGATAAAATTGGATGAGAAAGACATGACATCATCAAGAAAAGGTTCTTATCTCTATACTTTTGACAAAGAGAAATATGATGCTAAACTCTTGAATGATTTTGCTATAAATTTTTAA
- a CDS encoding alpha/beta hydrolase family protein: MKKLSPLLFLLAFICMLPCIAKAQDSKIVKKGTVIHTQLYGHSLEGNLSNDTADRSICVYLPPSYKQSSKKRYPVVYFLHGFTDNDTKWYGLEKHWIDLPAILDSLNSNGHQEMIFVTADAKTRFGGSMYSNSATTGNWEDYISTELVNYVDSHYRTFAKPSARGIAGHSMGGYGALRIALKHPEVFSSLYLLSPASLAPFKTVAGPADLAKMETVKTVSDFEKADFALKYAFASAAAWSPNPNNPPFFIDLPVKSGKPVPEIMAKWSANAPLVYIDQYISALAKMQAIGFDAGDKDAAIALTVKSLDSTLTSYNIQHSSAIYEGTHIDHIGQRIKDVMVPFFEKNLKY, encoded by the coding sequence ATGAAAAAGCTTTCACCACTATTATTTTTATTAGCGTTTATCTGCATGCTGCCTTGTATAGCAAAAGCTCAAGACAGTAAGATAGTAAAAAAAGGCACTGTTATCCATACGCAGCTTTATGGACACTCGCTGGAAGGTAATTTGAGTAATGATACAGCTGACAGATCAATTTGCGTTTATCTGCCGCCCAGTTATAAGCAATCATCAAAAAAACGTTATCCCGTTGTTTATTTTTTACATGGTTTTACGGACAATGATACCAAATGGTATGGACTCGAAAAGCACTGGATAGATCTTCCTGCAATTTTAGATTCTTTAAATTCGAACGGACATCAAGAGATGATATTTGTTACGGCAGATGCTAAGACGCGTTTTGGCGGCAGTATGTATTCAAATTCAGCCACTACTGGGAACTGGGAAGATTACATCTCTACTGAATTGGTAAATTATGTTGACTCCCATTACCGCACCTTTGCCAAACCATCTGCAAGGGGTATCGCAGGTCATTCCATGGGAGGATACGGTGCGTTACGCATTGCACTAAAACATCCTGAGGTTTTCTCATCTTTATATTTGCTAAGTCCGGCAAGTCTGGCGCCATTTAAAACCGTTGCAGGCCCTGCTGATCTCGCTAAAATGGAAACCGTGAAAACAGTTTCTGATTTCGAGAAAGCTGATTTTGCGCTTAAATACGCTTTTGCGTCAGCTGCAGCCTGGTCGCCAAATCCCAATAACCCGCCATTTTTTATCGATTTGCCTGTAAAATCAGGCAAGCCTGTTCCAGAAATCATGGCTAAATGGAGTGCTAACGCACCCTTAGTTTACATTGATCAATACATCTCAGCACTTGCCAAAATGCAGGCAATAGGTTTTGATGCAGGTGATAAAGATGCAGCAATAGCATTAACAGTTAAAAGTTTAGATTCAACATTAACTAGCTATAACATTCAGCATAGTTCGGCAATTTACGAGGGAACACACATAGATCATATTGGGCAAAGAATTAAAGATGTTATGGTTCCTTTTTTTGAAAAAAATTTAAAATATTAA
- a CDS encoding family 43 glycosylhydrolase codes for MKKTLLILINVLFTLNSFSQSDTLNAPKAVLPNVYADPHITAFGKKFYIYPTTDGSEGWKSTSFTCWSSKDLVKWQYENVILDLPKDISWAKERAWAPAIAFKNGKYYYYFSADTNIGVAVSDKPTGPFKDALGVPLAKKGMLKGQMIDPMVFVDDDGSAYLYFGQGNCNMVKLNDDMISYDASKIISIKPKGYNEGSFVFKRNGKYYLMWSEFDTRDPRYSVAYATSDSPLGPFTKAEGYPVLKGKGIVKGAGHHSVVKVPGKDEWYIAYHRFKIPDGNGYNRETCISPMRFDNEGNILPVDVFEKIEAVKIQGKD; via the coding sequence ATGAAAAAAACTCTCCTGATTCTAATAAATGTGTTGTTTACCCTGAATTCTTTTTCTCAAAGTGACACCTTGAACGCACCTAAGGCAGTGCTGCCAAACGTTTACGCAGATCCTCATATTACTGCTTTCGGGAAGAAATTTTATATCTATCCAACGACCGACGGTTCCGAAGGATGGAAATCCACCAGCTTTACTTGCTGGTCTTCCAAGGATTTGGTAAAATGGCAATACGAGAACGTAATCCTTGATTTACCCAAAGACATCAGCTGGGCCAAAGAACGGGCTTGGGCTCCAGCAATAGCTTTCAAAAACGGAAAATATTATTATTATTTTTCGGCAGACACAAATATTGGTGTGGCAGTTTCAGATAAACCAACAGGCCCTTTCAAAGATGCTTTGGGAGTTCCGCTAGCAAAAAAAGGCATGCTCAAAGGGCAAATGATAGATCCGATGGTTTTTGTTGACGACGACGGCTCGGCTTATTTATACTTTGGCCAAGGGAATTGCAATATGGTAAAACTGAACGATGATATGATTTCGTATGATGCCTCAAAAATTATATCCATAAAGCCAAAAGGATATAATGAAGGTTCATTCGTATTTAAAAGAAATGGAAAATATTACTTGATGTGGTCGGAGTTTGACACCCGGGATCCAAGATATTCTGTTGCTTACGCCACTTCCGATTCACCTTTAGGACCTTTTACAAAAGCTGAAGGTTATCCGGTTTTAAAGGGTAAAGGCATCGTTAAAGGAGCTGGGCATCATTCGGTTGTAAAAGTTCCAGGCAAAGACGAATGGTACATTGCCTATCATCGTTTTAAAATTCCAGATGGCAACGGCTATAATCGGGAAACCTGCATTTCTCCGATGAGGTTTGACAATGAAGGCAACATATTACCTGTTGATGTTTTCGAAAAAATTGAAGCTGTAAAAATTCAAGGTAAAGATTGA